In one Thermaerobacter sp. PB12/4term genomic region, the following are encoded:
- the rsgA gene encoding ribosome small subunit-dependent GTPase A → MASLRTGTVVKAQTNLYEVRLDGEEQVILCALRGRLRRQAGDVLTGDRVEVALQDGGAAIERVLPRRNRLVRPPIANVDRVLLVQSLQEPDPVPILMDRVIVQAEAMDLPVVIAFTKLDRVARAPEDPLPGWAARLVEGYRLAGYPVHLLAAPRGWGVEGLAAALREGVTVVAGPSGAGKSTLLNALQPGLNLATGEVSRKLGRGRHTTRFVELLPLAGGGWVADTPGFSKVELPELEPEELGDLWPEIRRAAPGCRFRGCLHRSEPGCAVRTARDQGQIASWRYQNYLVLLSEVEERLAERYR, encoded by the coding sequence ATGGCGTCGCTACGCACGGGAACCGTGGTCAAGGCGCAGACGAACCTCTACGAGGTCCGCCTGGACGGCGAAGAGCAGGTGATCCTGTGCGCCCTGCGGGGCCGCCTGCGGCGGCAGGCGGGCGATGTCCTGACCGGCGACCGGGTGGAGGTCGCCCTTCAGGACGGCGGGGCTGCCATCGAGCGGGTCTTGCCCCGGCGCAACCGCCTGGTGCGGCCGCCCATCGCCAACGTGGACCGGGTGCTGCTGGTCCAATCCCTGCAGGAGCCCGATCCCGTACCCATCCTGATGGACCGGGTGATCGTCCAGGCCGAGGCCATGGATTTGCCCGTGGTGATCGCCTTCACCAAGCTGGACCGGGTGGCCCGCGCTCCGGAGGACCCCCTGCCGGGCTGGGCGGCCCGGCTGGTGGAAGGCTATCGCCTGGCGGGCTACCCGGTTCACCTGCTGGCGGCGCCGCGGGGCTGGGGCGTGGAAGGCCTGGCCGCGGCGCTGCGGGAAGGCGTCACCGTGGTGGCGGGTCCCAGCGGGGCAGGGAAGTCGACCCTGCTCAACGCCCTGCAGCCGGGCCTCAACCTGGCCACGGGCGAGGTGAGCCGCAAGCTGGGCCGCGGGCGCCACACCACCCGGTTCGTCGAGCTCCTGCCCCTGGCGGGAGGGGGATGGGTGGCCGACACCCCCGGCTTCAGTAAGGTGGAACTGCCCGAGCTGGAGCCGGAGGAGCTGGGCGACCTCTGGCCGGAGATCCGGCGGGCGGCGCCCGGGTGCCGGTTTCGAGGCTGCCTGCACCGGAGCGAGCCGGGCTGCGCCGTCCGGACGGCCCGGGATCAGGGGCAGATCGCCTCCTGGCGGTACCAGAACTACCTGGTGCTCCTGTCGGAAGTGGAGGAGCGCTTGGCCGAACGCTATCGTTGA
- the rlmN gene encoding 23S rRNA (adenine(2503)-C(2))-methyltransferase RlmN — translation MSTRDWVGLLPEELARELEAWGQPAYRGRQIFAWFHRRGVTRFAAMTDLPRQLRERLAEQGDPAVPAVRRLQVDPEDGTRKYLLELADGQLIETVLMRHRYGLSLCVSSQVGCAMGCRFCASTLGGLVRNLTAAEMAGQLLVVNRDLAERGERVSHLVVMGIGEPLQNLDATLQFLRVAHHPLGAAISYRHMTVSTSGLVPRIRQLAREGLPITLAVSLHAPNDALRSWLMPVNRRWPIAELMAACREYGEETGRRITFEYVLIEDVNDRPEHARELAQLVAPLHAHVNLIPWNPVSERPFKAPSPERVQAFAAELRRQGVNVTVRRELGQRIEAACGQLRRRALEEAGAARP, via the coding sequence GTGTCCACCCGGGACTGGGTCGGGCTTTTGCCGGAGGAACTGGCTCGCGAGCTGGAAGCCTGGGGCCAACCGGCCTACCGCGGGCGCCAGATCTTTGCCTGGTTCCACCGGCGGGGGGTTACCCGCTTCGCCGCCATGACGGACTTGCCCCGCCAGCTGCGGGAGCGGCTGGCGGAGCAAGGCGATCCGGCCGTGCCCGCCGTGCGGAGGCTGCAGGTCGACCCGGAGGACGGCACCCGCAAGTACCTGCTGGAGCTGGCCGACGGCCAGCTGATCGAGACGGTGCTGATGCGCCACCGCTACGGCCTGAGCTTGTGCGTGTCCAGCCAGGTGGGCTGTGCCATGGGCTGCCGCTTCTGTGCCTCCACCCTGGGCGGGCTGGTGCGCAACCTGACCGCGGCGGAGATGGCGGGCCAGCTGCTGGTGGTCAACCGGGACCTGGCCGAACGGGGCGAGCGGGTCAGCCATCTGGTGGTCATGGGCATCGGCGAGCCCCTGCAGAACCTGGATGCCACCCTCCAGTTCCTGCGGGTGGCCCACCATCCCCTGGGTGCGGCAATCAGCTACCGGCACATGACGGTGTCCACCTCGGGGCTGGTGCCGCGCATCCGCCAGCTGGCCCGGGAGGGGCTGCCCATCACCCTGGCCGTCTCCTTGCACGCGCCCAACGATGCCCTGCGCAGCTGGCTCATGCCCGTCAACCGGCGCTGGCCCATCGCCGAGCTGATGGCGGCCTGCCGCGAGTACGGGGAGGAGACGGGCCGCCGCATCACCTTCGAATACGTTCTCATTGAGGACGTCAACGACCGCCCGGAGCACGCCCGGGAGCTGGCCCAGCTGGTGGCGCCCCTGCACGCCCACGTCAACCTGATCCCGTGGAACCCGGTCAGCGAGCGGCCCTTCAAGGCCCCGTCGCCCGAGCGGGTGCAGGCCTTTGCGGCGGAGCTGCGCAGGCAGGGCGTCAACGTCACCGTGCGGCGGGAACTGGGCCAGCGCATCGAGGCGGCCTGCGGGCAGCTGCGCCGCCGCGCGCTGGAGGAGGCCGGAGCCGCCCGCCCATAG
- a CDS encoding Asp23/Gls24 family envelope stress response protein, with product MGLLEFQTDHGRIAISDEVIAGIAGTALAQCEGVVGTVPRGWRQGLAGLLGTEAHGRGVEVSGGDDGLELTVRIVVAYGVPIPEVARAVMRRVGEAVRRAVGEERVRVNVHVAGVRVPAGTLPGPSGPAAPGAAGSPTVAGPGGSGELRPGPGSRGTNLRG from the coding sequence ATGGGGTTGCTGGAATTCCAGACCGATCACGGCCGGATTGCCATCAGCGACGAGGTGATCGCCGGCATCGCCGGCACGGCCCTGGCCCAGTGCGAGGGCGTGGTGGGCACGGTGCCCCGGGGCTGGCGCCAGGGACTGGCCGGCCTGCTGGGTACGGAGGCCCACGGGCGCGGTGTCGAGGTGTCAGGGGGCGACGACGGCCTGGAGCTGACGGTGCGCATCGTCGTAGCGTACGGCGTGCCCATTCCCGAGGTCGCCCGCGCGGTGATGCGGCGGGTGGGGGAGGCCGTGCGCCGGGCTGTGGGAGAAGAGCGGGTGCGGGTGAACGTCCACGTGGCCGGCGTGCGGGTGCCGGCGGGCACCTTGCCTGGACCCTCCGGGCCGGCGGCGCCAGGGGCTGCGGGCTCCCCAACGGTGGCAGGGCCGGGCGGATCCGGCGAGCTGCGGCCGGGCCCGGGGTCCCGCGGCACGAACCTGCGCGGGTGA
- a CDS encoding zinc metallopeptidase: MFYFDPLYFLFVGPALLLALWAQSKVSSAYETYSRVRASNGLTGADLARQLLRQAGLDDVRVEPIGGRLTDHYDPRSKVVRLSEGVYYGSTVAAQGVAAHEVGHALQHATGYVWLGLRNAIIPVTQFGSQLAFPLFFLGLIMNLASLQNLGILLFSLAVLFQVITLPVEFNASSRALATLAGGGYLRGEEVRGARNVLQAAALTYVAAMVMAVMQLLYLLALRGRRD, from the coding sequence GTGTTCTACTTCGATCCGCTGTACTTTCTCTTTGTCGGCCCGGCCCTGCTGCTGGCCCTCTGGGCCCAGAGCAAGGTGAGTTCGGCCTACGAGACCTACTCCCGGGTGCGGGCCTCCAACGGCCTGACCGGCGCCGATCTGGCGCGGCAGCTGCTGCGGCAGGCGGGTCTGGATGACGTGCGGGTCGAGCCCATCGGCGGCCGGCTGACGGACCACTACGACCCCCGCAGCAAGGTGGTCCGCCTGTCCGAGGGCGTCTATTACGGCTCGACGGTGGCGGCCCAGGGGGTGGCGGCCCACGAGGTGGGTCACGCCCTTCAGCATGCCACGGGCTACGTGTGGCTGGGGCTGCGCAACGCCATCATCCCCGTCACCCAGTTCGGGTCCCAGCTGGCGTTCCCGCTGTTCTTCCTGGGCCTGATCATGAACCTCGCCTCCCTGCAGAATCTGGGCATCCTGCTCTTTAGCCTGGCCGTGCTGTTCCAGGTCATCACGCTGCCTGTGGAGTTCAACGCGTCCAGTCGTGCCCTGGCCACCCTGGCGGGCGGCGGCTACCTCCGAGGGGAGGAGGTGCGGGGCGCCCGGAACGTCCTACAGGCGGCAGCGCTGACCTACGTGGCCGCCATGGTGATGGCGGTGATGCAGCTGCTTTACCTGCTGGCCTTGCGCGGGCGCCGCGACTGA
- the rsmB gene encoding 16S rRNA (cytosine(967)-C(5))-methyltransferase RsmB — translation MPVRRAGGRSGRPRAGRIRPAGGRSGRPRAGRIRPAGGREAAFLALLAAETGPVYVDQALARLLEGSGLPARERALATELAYGVARRQGSLDWALARWARRPPERLDPPVRVALRLGAYQLWHLDRIPDHAAVAESVELVRRHGPGYAAGFVNAVLRRAARHGFPHEVVPAAAEDLEAHLALTLAHPRWLVRRWLERLGPEETRRLLEANNRIPPLSARVNMLRADPRSLAAALAAQGVAVEPGRFLPEALRLGHGVSPAELEAFQQGALTWQDESSMLAVHVLDPRPGQLVLDVAAAPGGKSTHMAERMGDRGRVVACDVDPGRLEKVRAAARRLGLQSVEPLALDGRLLPQRFAGQADRVLADVPCSGLGVIARRPDLRWRKAPEDLKALAALQGELLRAAAACLKPSGVLVYSTCTTEPEENQQVVEGFLREAGDRFAAVDLRPRLPAPLRDEPGTERGWLQLWPHRHGVDGFFIACLQRRR, via the coding sequence GTGCCGGTGCGGCGGGCGGGAGGCCGCAGCGGCCGGCCGCGGGCCGGCCGGATCCGCCCGGCGGGAGGCCGCAGCGGCCGGCCGCGGGCCGGCCGGATCCGCCCGGCGGGAGGCCGGGAGGCGGCCTTCCTGGCCCTGCTGGCTGCGGAAACCGGACCCGTGTACGTCGACCAGGCCCTGGCCCGGCTGCTGGAAGGAAGCGGCCTGCCCGCCCGGGAACGGGCCCTGGCCACGGAGCTGGCTTACGGGGTGGCCCGGCGCCAGGGGAGCCTGGACTGGGCTCTGGCCCGGTGGGCCCGGCGGCCGCCCGAGCGGCTGGACCCGCCGGTGCGGGTGGCGTTGCGCCTGGGCGCCTACCAGCTGTGGCACCTGGACCGGATCCCCGACCACGCCGCGGTGGCGGAGTCGGTGGAACTGGTCCGGCGCCACGGCCCCGGCTACGCCGCCGGGTTCGTCAACGCCGTCCTGCGCCGGGCGGCGCGCCACGGCTTCCCCCACGAGGTCGTGCCCGCCGCCGCGGAGGATCTGGAGGCGCACCTGGCGCTGACCCTGGCTCATCCCCGCTGGCTGGTGCGGCGGTGGCTGGAGCGCCTCGGCCCCGAGGAGACCCGCCGGCTCCTGGAGGCCAACAACCGCATTCCGCCCCTTTCCGCCCGGGTCAACATGCTTCGGGCCGATCCCCGGTCCCTGGCGGCAGCCCTGGCCGCCCAGGGGGTGGCGGTGGAGCCGGGCCGGTTCCTCCCGGAAGCCCTGCGCCTGGGCCATGGGGTGAGCCCGGCGGAGCTGGAGGCCTTCCAGCAGGGGGCCTTGACCTGGCAGGACGAGAGCTCCATGCTGGCGGTGCATGTGCTGGACCCCCGGCCCGGCCAGCTGGTGCTGGACGTGGCGGCCGCCCCCGGCGGCAAGTCGACCCACATGGCGGAGCGCATGGGCGACCGGGGGCGGGTGGTGGCCTGCGATGTCGACCCGGGCCGGCTGGAGAAGGTGCGGGCGGCGGCGCGGCGGCTGGGCCTGCAGTCGGTCGAGCCCCTGGCTCTGGACGGCCGGCTGCTGCCCCAACGCTTCGCCGGTCAGGCCGACCGGGTGCTGGCCGACGTCCCCTGTAGCGGCCTGGGGGTCATCGCCCGGCGGCCCGATTTGCGCTGGCGCAAGGCGCCAGAAGACCTGAAGGCGCTGGCGGCCCTGCAGGGGGAGCTCCTGCGCGCGGCGGCGGCCTGCCTCAAGCCGAGCGGCGTGCTGGTCTACAGCACCTGCACCACCGAGCCGGAGGAAAACCAGCAGGTGGTGGAGGGGTTCCTCCGCGAAGCGGGGGACCGCTTCGCGGCCGTCGACCTGCGGCCCCGCCTGCCGGCCCCTCTCCGGGACGAGCCGGGCACCGAGCGGGGCTGGCTGCAGCTCTGGCCCCATCGCCATGGAGTCGACGGTTTCTTCATCGCCTGCCTCCAGCGGCGGCGGTGA
- the rpe gene encoding ribulose-phosphate 3-epimerase: protein MAGGHHANRGGGTTDLAARGENPAGPAAGGTAAAPAGTPREPAPRALGWPEPGAGAVVLPSLLSADFTRLAEEVRAAEAGGAAGLHLDVMDGRFVPNLTFGPMIVAAVRKLTRLPLDVHLMVERPEALLPAVAEAGADVITVHVEATPHVHRAVQMIRALGCRAGVALNPGTPAVAVEPLLGEVDLILVMSVNPGFGGQAFLPQALDKLRAVRAMLPAAGPRPWLEVDGGIDPATAPLAAAAGADLLVAGSAVYNQQAPVGTNLHRLRQALAAASPPAPAAPDGRAP, encoded by the coding sequence ATGGCCGGCGGTCACCACGCAAACCGGGGCGGCGGCACCACAGACCTCGCCGCCCGGGGGGAGAACCCGGCCGGGCCGGCGGCCGGCGGGACCGCCGCGGCGCCGGCCGGTACGCCACGGGAACCCGCGCCCCGCGCCCTGGGCTGGCCGGAACCCGGTGCAGGTGCGGTGGTTCTGCCGTCCCTGCTGTCCGCCGATTTCACCCGCCTGGCGGAGGAGGTCCGGGCAGCCGAGGCCGGCGGGGCTGCCGGGCTGCACCTCGATGTGATGGACGGCCGGTTCGTCCCCAACCTGACCTTCGGGCCGATGATCGTGGCGGCGGTGCGCAAGCTGACCCGCCTGCCCCTGGACGTGCACCTCATGGTGGAGCGGCCCGAAGCCCTGCTGCCGGCGGTGGCCGAGGCGGGGGCCGATGTGATCACCGTCCACGTGGAGGCCACGCCCCACGTGCACCGGGCCGTCCAGATGATCCGCGCCCTGGGCTGCCGGGCGGGCGTGGCCCTGAACCCCGGCACGCCGGCGGTGGCGGTGGAGCCGCTGCTGGGTGAGGTCGACCTCATCCTGGTGATGAGCGTCAACCCCGGCTTCGGCGGCCAGGCCTTTCTGCCCCAGGCCCTGGACAAGCTGCGGGCGGTGCGGGCCATGCTGCCCGCCGCCGGCCCGCGGCCGTGGCTGGAGGTGGACGGCGGCATCGACCCCGCGACGGCACCTTTGGCCGCGGCCGCCGGGGCAGACCTGCTGGTGGCCGGCTCCGCGGTGTACAACCAGCAGGCGCCGGTGGGGACGAACCTGCACCGCCTCCGCCAGGCGCTGGCTGCCGCCTCGCCGCCGGCTCCTGCGGCCCCGGACGGCCGGGCTCCCTGA
- the rpmB gene encoding 50S ribosomal protein L28 produces MARRCEICGKGVDYGNQVSHSNRKSRRIWVPNLQRVRAVTPQGVRRIRVCTTCLKSGRVARAV; encoded by the coding sequence ATGGCCCGTCGTTGTGAGATCTGCGGCAAGGGCGTGGACTACGGCAACCAGGTCAGCCACTCCAACCGCAAGTCGCGGCGCATCTGGGTCCCCAACCTGCAGCGGGTGCGCGCCGTGACGCCCCAGGGCGTGCGCCGCATCCGCGTGTGCACCACCTGCCTGAAGTCGGGCCGGGTGGCGCGCGCCGTCTGA
- a CDS encoding PASTA domain-containing protein: MIGTVLAGRYRVTGLLGGGGMAVVYKATDQVTGETVAVKALRSEYVADGAFLRRLRREAEAVRRLSHPGVVAVLDVGEDAGQPFLVLEYVEGITLKQYIRERAPLPLKEAVHIACRVLSVLQHAHENGVIHRDVKPQNILITSDARVMVTDFGIARASGTTTTVVDQGAMVGTAQYFAPEQARGMPASERSDVYAVGIILFEMLTGRLPFDGDTPVAVAMQHLGQEPPLPSALNPQVPRVLEAIVLKALEKNPDRRYPSAGAMLDDLENFLAGRPVAALARPPVEDTLVAGPWNGTAGASRGAGRGRGRTRSGDRATAPAGGTGPLGGAPGAASPGGALPLPAGAVEDAARAAGRTVRPGEGAGGGAAGGPVGEQERAAAAGVPGAPAGAGARRGSAPAAGGRGGAGGRGHAGGGTLAGPSGAGRDAAGPGGDGLMAAGGPRRGRLPAPAGSAEAGPRPAAARQAGARQAREAGPRPEAGAPEPLVLAGAVAVPAPADPGPGDPDRPAAGPPRPPSRPGEARPGRPGRRGRRPGRPGKPRGRQPGLAGGRGRARPAVAGSPAAAKAGARRRRLLRVALAVFLLLVLAVGAGAATRWWLQPPVVTVPAVEGLPLIEAQSRLEQAGLQWEILEERHDNSEVNTVIEQRPAGGQQVRMGQTVQLVVSKGPRWLSVPDVRGLEERDARLRLENQGLVVELRYRHAGEAEGTVIDQDPGPGSPIQAGMTVYLTVSQGPESRPVTVPSLFGLSVADARAELEAAGLVAGQVTEQYSPYPAGTVIGQDPAAAAAVEKGTAVNLVVSRGPEPAVTGDHQATLVVDLQGDGQHLLRVEVQDQAGRRVVYEQAHQGGERVEVPVTWQGDQARAFIYVDGRLAGEQELKVPGGRGKDKGGSGEGGAGSGSPGGGEGQDGNGD; this comes from the coding sequence GTGATCGGTACCGTGCTGGCCGGGCGCTACCGGGTCACCGGCCTGCTGGGGGGCGGCGGCATGGCGGTGGTGTACAAAGCCACCGACCAGGTGACCGGCGAAACGGTGGCCGTCAAGGCGCTGCGTTCGGAGTACGTGGCCGACGGCGCCTTCCTGCGCCGCTTGCGGCGGGAGGCGGAAGCGGTCCGGCGGCTCTCCCACCCCGGCGTGGTGGCCGTGCTGGATGTGGGAGAGGATGCCGGTCAGCCCTTCCTGGTGCTGGAGTACGTCGAGGGGATCACCCTCAAGCAGTACATCCGGGAAAGGGCACCGCTGCCGCTGAAGGAAGCGGTCCACATCGCCTGCCGGGTGCTGTCGGTGCTCCAGCACGCCCACGAAAACGGCGTGATCCACCGGGACGTCAAGCCGCAGAACATCCTGATCACCTCCGACGCCCGGGTCATGGTGACGGACTTCGGCATTGCCCGGGCCAGCGGCACCACCACCACCGTGGTCGACCAGGGCGCCATGGTGGGCACGGCCCAGTACTTCGCCCCCGAACAGGCCCGGGGCATGCCGGCCAGCGAGCGGTCCGACGTCTATGCGGTGGGCATCATCCTGTTCGAAATGTTGACGGGCCGGCTGCCCTTTGATGGGGACACGCCGGTGGCCGTTGCCATGCAGCACCTGGGCCAGGAGCCGCCCCTGCCGTCGGCCCTCAATCCCCAGGTGCCGCGGGTCCTGGAAGCCATCGTGCTCAAGGCCCTGGAGAAGAACCCCGACCGGCGCTACCCGTCGGCGGGGGCCATGCTGGACGACCTGGAGAACTTCCTGGCCGGGCGACCCGTCGCGGCCCTGGCCCGGCCGCCGGTGGAGGACACCCTGGTGGCAGGCCCGTGGAACGGTACGGCCGGCGCCTCGCGCGGCGCGGGCCGGGGCCGCGGCCGCACCCGCTCCGGGGACCGGGCAACGGCCCCGGCGGGCGGAACCGGTCCCCTGGGCGGCGCGCCCGGCGCCGCTTCTCCGGGCGGCGCCCTGCCCCTGCCCGCCGGCGCGGTGGAGGACGCCGCCCGGGCGGCGGGCAGGACGGTGCGGCCGGGTGAGGGGGCTGGGGGCGGCGCGGCCGGAGGGCCGGTCGGCGAGCAGGAGCGGGCCGCGGCTGCCGGCGTCCCCGGGGCACCTGCAGGAGCCGGCGCCCGGCGCGGAAGCGCCCCGGCCGCCGGGGGCCGCGGGGGGGCCGGGGGGCGGGGCCACGCCGGCGGCGGGACCCTGGCCGGGCCCTCCGGTGCCGGGCGGGACGCCGCCGGTCCAGGCGGCGATGGCCTGATGGCGGCCGGCGGGCCCCGGCGGGGGCGCCTGCCCGCACCGGCGGGGTCGGCAGAGGCGGGCCCCCGGCCCGCCGCCGCCCGGCAGGCGGGTGCCCGGCAGGCCCGGGAGGCCGGCCCCCGCCCGGAAGCCGGTGCCCCGGAGCCGCTGGTGCTGGCCGGCGCGGTGGCCGTGCCCGCGCCGGCCGATCCGGGCCCGGGCGACCCGGATCGGCCGGCGGCCGGCCCCCCCCGGCCGCCGTCGCGGCCGGGGGAGGCGCGCCCCGGGCGTCCGGGGCGCCGGGGGAGGCGCCCCGGACGCCCCGGCAAGCCCCGCGGGCGGCAGCCTGGGCTGGCGGGCGGGAGAGGCCGGGCGAGGCCCGCGGTGGCGGGCTCCCCGGCCGCCGCAAAAGCCGGCGCCCGGCGGCGCCGGCTTTTGCGGGTGGCGCTGGCCGTGTTCCTCCTGCTGGTCCTGGCCGTGGGGGCAGGTGCCGCCACCCGGTGGTGGCTGCAGCCGCCGGTGGTGACGGTGCCCGCCGTGGAGGGCCTGCCGCTGATCGAGGCCCAGAGCCGGCTGGAGCAGGCCGGCCTGCAGTGGGAGATCCTCGAGGAGCGGCACGACAACAGCGAGGTCAACACGGTGATCGAGCAGCGGCCCGCGGGCGGCCAGCAGGTGCGCATGGGACAGACGGTGCAGCTGGTGGTCTCCAAGGGACCCCGGTGGCTTTCCGTGCCTGACGTGCGCGGGCTGGAGGAGCGGGACGCCCGCCTGCGCCTGGAGAACCAGGGGCTGGTGGTGGAGCTGCGCTACCGGCACGCCGGCGAGGCCGAGGGTACGGTGATCGACCAGGATCCGGGGCCGGGCAGCCCCATCCAGGCCGGCATGACCGTCTACCTCACCGTTTCCCAGGGCCCGGAGAGCCGGCCCGTGACGGTGCCGTCCCTCTTCGGCCTGAGCGTGGCCGATGCCCGGGCCGAACTGGAGGCGGCGGGGCTGGTGGCCGGGCAGGTGACCGAACAGTACAGTCCCTATCCCGCGGGCACGGTGATCGGCCAGGATCCGGCGGCTGCGGCGGCGGTGGAGAAGGGAACCGCGGTGAACCTGGTGGTGAGCCGGGGGCCGGAGCCGGCCGTCACGGGGGACCACCAGGCCACGCTGGTGGTCGACCTGCAGGGGGACGGCCAGCATTTGCTGCGGGTCGAGGTGCAGGACCAGGCGGGGCGCCGGGTGGTCTACGAGCAGGCCCACCAGGGCGGCGAGCGGGTGGAGGTTCCCGTCACCTGGCAGGGCGATCAGGCCAGGGCCTTCATCTACGTCGACGGCCGGCTGGCCGGCGAGCAGGAGCTCAAGGTGCCGGGCGGCCGCGGCAAGGACAAGGGCGGGTCCGGCGAAGGCGGCGCCGGCAGCGGCAGCCCGGGCGGCGGGGAAGGCCAGGACGGGAACGGCGATTGA
- the hslO gene encoding Hsp33 family molecular chaperone HslO, with amino-acid sequence MERKRDQERERDHGAAGLAGGGDGDYLVRAVAGDGLVRALACRTTRLVEEARRRHDTWPTATAALGRVLTATALLAAQLKDDATVTVRVAGSGPLGAILATGEATGTVRGYVRNPHVDLPLRPDGKLDVGGAVGLPGFLHVTRDLGLGTPYTGSVPLVSGEIGDDVTAFLVQSDQTPSVVGLGVLVGSGGSVRAAGGFMLQLLPGHPEGWAERLEQNLQQLQGISRLIDAGLTPEAMIERGLAGLAPRILDRQPLAFRCRCDRQRVERALISLGPEELETILREDGGAELRCHFCGTTYHLSGEELEALVAAARQGRPTRRAGQEGESRQDGST; translated from the coding sequence ATGGAACGGAAACGGGACCAAGAACGCGAGCGGGACCATGGTGCCGCCGGTCTTGCCGGCGGCGGGGACGGCGATTACCTGGTGCGGGCGGTGGCCGGCGATGGCCTGGTGCGCGCCCTGGCCTGCCGGACCACCCGCCTGGTCGAAGAGGCCCGGCGGCGGCACGACACCTGGCCCACGGCCACGGCGGCCCTGGGCCGCGTGCTGACCGCCACGGCCCTGCTGGCCGCCCAGCTCAAGGATGACGCCACCGTCACCGTCCGGGTGGCGGGAAGCGGTCCCCTGGGGGCCATCCTGGCCACCGGCGAGGCGACCGGGACGGTGCGCGGCTACGTCCGCAACCCCCACGTGGACCTGCCCTTGCGGCCCGACGGCAAGCTGGACGTGGGGGGTGCCGTGGGGCTGCCGGGGTTCCTGCACGTGACCCGCGACCTGGGCCTGGGCACGCCGTACACCGGAAGCGTGCCGCTGGTTTCAGGGGAGATCGGCGACGACGTGACCGCCTTCCTGGTCCAGTCGGACCAGACGCCCTCGGTGGTGGGACTGGGGGTGCTGGTCGGCTCCGGGGGTAGCGTGCGGGCTGCGGGCGGGTTCATGCTGCAGCTGCTGCCGGGTCATCCGGAGGGGTGGGCCGAGCGGCTGGAACAAAACCTGCAGCAGCTGCAGGGCATCAGCCGCCTGATCGATGCGGGCCTGACCCCCGAAGCGATGATCGAGCGCGGCTTGGCCGGCCTTGCGCCGCGCATCCTGGACCGCCAGCCCCTGGCCTTCCGCTGCCGCTGCGACCGGCAGCGGGTGGAGCGGGCGCTGATCAGTCTCGGTCCCGAGGAACTGGAGACCATCCTGCGGGAAGACGGCGGCGCCGAGCTGCGCTGCCACTTCTGCGGTACCACCTACCACCTGAGCGGCGAGGAGCTGGAGGCGCTGGTGGCCGCCGCCCGGCAGGGCCGCCCGACCCGCCGGGCCGGGCAGGAGGGGGAGTCCCGCCAGGACGGATCGACCTAA
- a CDS encoding Stp1/IreP family PP2C-type Ser/Thr phosphatase: MPVLRLAARTHPGWVRENNEDAYLAEALPGDGGWLLAVADGMGGHRAGEVASWLALRTLRECVVAGLPLAQAVVAANQEVFRRQAGDPDLSGMGTTLTVAVIGRGGAVELCHVGDSRAYLLRQGHLERLTQDHSLVEEFVRNGALTEQEARRHPQRNLLTRAIGTDVSVPVDETTVQLEPSDVLLLCSDGLSEALPDSRLADLLAAAGPGDVALQVEALIEAALAAGGSDNITAVLAWWDGDAP; this comes from the coding sequence ATGCCGGTCTTGCGCCTTGCCGCCCGCACCCATCCAGGCTGGGTGCGGGAGAACAACGAGGATGCCTACCTGGCCGAAGCATTGCCCGGCGACGGGGGCTGGCTGCTGGCCGTCGCCGACGGCATGGGGGGCCACCGGGCGGGCGAGGTGGCCAGCTGGCTTGCCCTGCGCACCCTCCGGGAGTGCGTGGTGGCGGGGCTGCCCCTGGCCCAGGCGGTGGTGGCCGCCAACCAGGAGGTGTTCCGGCGGCAGGCCGGCGATCCTGACCTGAGCGGCATGGGCACCACCCTGACGGTGGCCGTCATCGGCCGGGGCGGGGCGGTGGAGCTCTGCCACGTGGGGGATTCCCGGGCCTACCTCTTGCGCCAGGGCCACCTGGAGCGGCTCACCCAGGACCACTCCCTGGTGGAAGAGTTCGTGCGCAACGGGGCCCTGACGGAGCAGGAGGCCCGCCGCCATCCCCAGCGCAACCTGCTGACCCGCGCCATCGGCACCGACGTCTCGGTGCCCGTGGACGAGACCACCGTCCAGCTGGAGCCGTCGGACGTGCTGCTGCTCTGCAGCGACGGGCTGAGCGAAGCCCTGCCCGACAGCCGCCTGGCGGACCTGCTGGCCGCCGCCGGACCCGGCGACGTGGCCCTCCAGGTCGAGGCGCTGATCGAGGCTGCCCTGGCGGCAGGCGGGTCGGATAACATCACCGCCGTGCTGGCCTGGTGGGACGGTGACGCCCCGTGA